The Coregonus clupeaformis isolate EN_2021a chromosome 3, ASM2061545v1, whole genome shotgun sequence genome includes a region encoding these proteins:
- the LOC121542179 gene encoding solute carrier family 43 member 3-like gives MLGCEGGAVVRRWLTLVTGLLECLCFAGAVFGWASLVFVLKTEGYFSYLCVNTTGVNGTQFLDCSGQDEQFSLIFTIASFMNNFLLLPNGFLFDRFGTMVARLLGISLYTSGALFVAFSSSALSVLLFPALSFISVGGILFLVTNMQIGNLFGSARSTIITLYNGAFDSSSALFLIIKLLFEAGISLRASFLFLAACGVIHLVRTFLLLPRTHIPYPLPEGYTYGINCGQTKTFSPEQTAANCNVQSDDVTEETPFNKESAEKVATFWECFLSKFFIWHLVWLSVMQLRHYLFIGTLNPMLQRLTQGEPSLVSTYTNAFAVTQLFGVLCAPWNGLIMDRHKGKPRAPGMSEKEADLRASVLSLTLTALQCVLFSICASTPFLPLQYLTFILQVLNRSFLYGGNAAFISIAFPPCHFGKLYGMIMALSAVVALLQYPCFTLVKGVLGGDPLYVNIALTLLSLLAFIHPVCVYLHCRGLAVQRGKPKDPLPSPSS, from the exons ATGCTGGGTTGTGAGGGTGGGGCGGTGGTGCGGCGGTGGCTGACCCTGGTCACAGGGCTGCTGGAGTGCCTGTGTTTTGCGGGGGCCGTTTTCGGCTGGGCCTCCCTGGTGTTCGTCCTGAAGACGGAAGGCTACTTCAGCTACCTGTGTGTCAACACTACCGGGGTCAATGGAACGCAATTCCTAG actgcAGTGGACAAGATGAACAGTTCTCCCTCATCTTCACCATCGCTTCCTTCATGAACAACTTCCTGCTGCTGCCCAATGGCTTCCTGTTTGACCGTTTCGGCACCATGGTGGCCAGGCTGCTGGGAAT ATCCCTGTACACCTCTGGTGCCTTGTTTGTGGCCTTCTCAAGTTCAG ctctgtccGTCCTCCTCTTCCCGGCTCTGTCCTTCATCTCTGTGGGAGGCATCTTGTTTCTGGTCACCAACATGCAG ATAGGCAACCTGTTTGGTTCTGCTCGCTCCACCATCATCACCCTCTACAATGGTGCCTTCGACTCCTCCTCCGCCCTCTTCCTCATCATcaag CTGCTATTTGAGGCTGGGATCTCTCTTCGTGCCTCTTTCCTCTTCCTGGCTGCGTGTGGCGTCATCCACCTGGTCAGGACCTTCCTCCTGCTACCCAGAACACACATCCCCTACCCGCTCCCTGAGGGCTACACCTATGG GATAAACTGTGGCCAGACCAAGACCTTCAGCCCGGAGCAGACAGCAGCCAATTGCAACGTGCAGAGTGATGATGTCACGGAGGAAACGCCTTTTAACAAGGAGAGCGCAGAGAAAG TGGCTACTTTCTGGGAGTGTTTCCTGTCCAAGTTCTTCATCTGGCACCTGGTGTGGCTATCTGTCATGCAGCTGAGGCACTACCTGTTCATCGGCACCCTCAATCCCATGCTGCAGAGACTGACCCAGGGAGAACCCTCTCTGg TGAGCACATACACCAATGCGTTTGCTGTGACCCAGCTTTTTGGGGTGCTGTGTGCCCCCTGGAACGGCCTCATCATGGACCGACACAAGGGCAAACCCAGGGCCCCAG gaatGAGTGAGAAGGAAGCAGACCTACGTGCGTCAGTGCTCTCCCTGACCCTGACGGCGCTGCAGTGtgtcctgttctccatctgtgcctccacccccttcctccccctccagtACCTCACCTTCATCCTGCAGGTCCTCAACCGATCCTTCCTTTATGGAGGCAATGCAGCCTTCATCAGCATtgc tttTCCTCCCTGTCACTTTGGGAAGCTGTACGGTATGATCATGGCTCTGTCTGCAGTGGTGGCTCTGCTGCAGTACCCCTGCTTCACCCTGGTCAAAGGAGTGCTGGGAGGAGACCCACTATAC GTGAACATAGCCCTGACGTTACTCAGCCTGCTGGCCTTCATCCATCCTGTCTGTGTCTATCTGCACTGTCGTGGCCTGGCAGTCCAGAGGGGTAAACCCAAggaccccctcccctccccctcctcctag
- the LOC121538249 gene encoding smoothelin, whose product MDDVSLHQEDSGNDATANQMEDNNNNQTEREAPVQECDPPKREHLAGDTVEGHGVKSGSNREKAPEQAAGASIGNIEESQPVTDTNKGKGGKGEGEGGKGEKAPENKSKPVKEKEGAGGGKVKEKSKEVEKQAKTKRKSGLNPTASTPSSAAPSVVRPRNSARSARASTKNDIIAKFQQNAPETPVVRNFKLQRSSMAVANGASIKQKVLSWCANKTRNYEGVSIENFSSSWCDGLAFCALIHRFFPDAFDFSALNASEREKNFTLAFNTAETMADCYPLLEVGDMILMGNRPDPMCVFTYVQALCHHLSKIEKEKKDKEEEEKKDTSEENKSERMTDGEVETITEKKEEESEGGENKGKDGKEKESKESSAVEGDKEK is encoded by the exons ATGGACGATGTATCACTCCACCAGGAGGATTCTGGGAACGATGCAACAGCCAACCAGAtggaggacaacaacaacaatcag acagagagagaagctcCAGTGCAGGAGTGTGACCCCCCTAAGAGAGAGCACCTGGCGGGAGACACAGTGGAAGGTCATGGGGTCAAGTCAGGGTCTAATAGGGAGAAAGCTCCAGAACAGGCAGCAGGGGCTAGCATTGGAAACATAGAGGAGTCTCAGCCAGTAACCGACACCAATAAGG gaaagggagggaagggagagggagagggagggaagggagagaaggCACCAGAGAACAAGAGCAAACCAGTAAAAGAAAAGGAAGGGGCAGGAGGAGGAAAGGTTAAAGAGAAAAGCAAGGAGGTGGAGAAGCAAGCGAAGACCAAAAGAAAGAGTGGCTTGAATCCCACCGCCTCTACCCCATCCTCTGCAGCCCCCTCTGTGGTCCGACCCCGGAACTCTGCCCGCTCTGCCAGGGCGTCCACTAAAAATGACATCATAGCAAAGTTCCAGCAAAATGCACCTGA GACACCGGTTGTCCGCAACTTCAAACTTCAGAGATCATCTATGGCTGTGGCAAACGGGGCATCAATCAAACAGAAAGTGCTTTCATGGTGTGCCAACAAAACACGCAACTATGAG GGCGTTTCCATAGAGAACTTCTCATCTTCATGGTGTGATGGGCTGGCGTTCTGTGCACTCATCCATCGCTTCTTCCCAGACGCTTTTGACTTCTCAGCCCTGAACgcatctgagagagagaagaacttCACCCTGGCCTTCAACACAGCAGA gaccaTGGCTGACTGCTACCCCCTGTTGGAGGTTGGTGATATGATCCTGATGGGGAACAGACCGGATCCTATGTGTGTGTTCACCTACGTCCAGGCCCTCTGTCATCACCTCTCCAaaatagagaaagagaagaaggacaaggaagaagaggagaagaaggacACATCAGAGGAAAATAAGAGTGAAAGGATGACAGACGGAGAGGTAGAAACCATTACAGAGAAaaaagaggaggagagcgaggggGGGGAGAACAAAGGGAAAGATGGTAAAGAGAAAGAAAGCAAGGAGAGCTCAGCGGTGGAGGGAGataaagagaaatag